TCAGCCATTCCCTCAAAGACTTTGTCACGGGCAATCGGAATGATGTCAAATAGACGAAACCGGAACAATCCCCAAGCATATAAGGGATTCATCAATGCAATAATAAAAGGACTCAAATCAAGTCCATACGGACTATATTTTGTTAAATAAATAAAATTGCCCGCTAAAGGGAAAATCGAACCGAGAATAAAAGTAATCACTTGCTATAAACCCGCAAGTAGTTCTGGAAAACTGCACTTCTTTGCACGTACCCGGTTATGCCTGATTTCATGCGGGCCGCCGGGATTTTTTACGCGCGCCGCCGTCCGCAAGTAGTTTTGGAAAAAACCAAGGATAAAAAACATTTGAGACAATTTTGTCCGCGATTAAAGGACATGTTATAGACAGCCTTTAAACTCCCTTAAATACTGGTTTAAAAGGTATTTTGACGGATAAAATTGGCGGCGCTTTTAGACTTTGGGTAGATTTAGGTGGCGAACTAGTGGCGAACTAAGATAAAAAAAGCCGCTAATCCTTATAGTATAAAGGTTTAAAGCGGTTTAGTTTGTTTAGATAGTGGCGAACTTTTTAAGGTAATCCCTGTTAATAAATATAACAAGAATACGTATTAATATACATATTATACAGTAATAAGAAAAATCTTTGAAAATGGTTTGAATTTAGCATTACAATAAAAAAGAAACTGATATAGAAAGCGAGATGGTTATGTATTGCCGCAGCAATATATAAAAACATTTAATGACGACAATTCCCAGGCGGGCGGCAACCTCTCGCCTATTAGGTTCGCCATTAGGATTATGCATCCTGTTTTTTTTCTTCTGCAGCTGCACATTGTTTTTTAAAAGCCTCTTCAAATTGGATAATTGCCCAGCCGCGTAAATTCTGGTCGCCGCTTTCCATGAGTTCTTTTAATATGCCGAACATACGCTTTAAGTCGGGGTCAAATATGGTCTCGACTTTTTGCATTTCTTGGCAATCGTAATAACTTCGAGGTCCTAGTCCATAAATAAGCCAATTCATTGAAATACCAAAAAAATCAACGATTGCATGGAGATATTCTAAGCTTGGCTTTTTCCCATGCTCACAACTTCTTACATAGCTGTAACTATAGCCAAATTGGTCACCGAAGGAAGTCAAAGAAATTTTGCCTCTTATTATTTTAAGACGTTGCCCTATTTGAATATAGTCAAGTTCCATGACTACCCTCCTTCATGATTTTTAC
This Veillonellales bacterium DNA region includes the following protein-coding sequences:
- a CDS encoding helix-turn-helix transcriptional regulator gives rise to the protein MELDYIQIGQRLKIIRGKISLTSFGDQFGYSYSYVRSCEHGKKPSLEYLHAIVDFFGISMNWLIYGLGPRSYYDCQEMQKVETIFDPDLKRMFGILKELMESGDQNLRGWAIIQFEEAFKKQCAAAEEKKQDA